The following coding sequences are from one Augochlora pura isolate Apur16 chromosome 6, APUR_v2.2.1, whole genome shotgun sequence window:
- the Rap1 gene encoding RAS oncogene family member Rap1, whose product MREYKIVVLGSGGVGKSALTVQFVQGIFVEKYDPTIEDSYRKQVEVDGQQCMLEILDTAGTEQFTAMRDLYMKNGQGFILVYSITAQSTFNDLQDLREQILRVKDTDDVPMVLVGNKCDLEDERVVGKEQGVNLARQFNCAFMETSAKAKINVIDIFYDLVRQINKKSPEKKLKQKKKSLCLLL is encoded by the exons ATGcgtgaatataaaatagtggtGTTGGGCAGTGGAGGTGTAGGCAAGTCCGCACTCACTGTCCAGTTCGTTCAAGGAATCTTCGTCGAGAAGTACGACCCGACGATCGAGGACAGTTACCGGAAACAGGTCGAGGTCGACGGTCAACAATGTATGTTAGAAATCCTAGACACAGCCGGAACG GAACAATTCACAGCCATGAGGGACCTTTACATGAAGAACGGGCAGGGCTTCATCCTAGTTTACTCGATAACGGCGCAGTCTACTTTCAACGACTTGCAGGACCTCAGGGAACAAATCCTGCGGGTGAAGGACACAGATGACGTACCGATGGTGTTGGTGGGCAACAAGTGCGACTTAGAAGACGAGAGGGTAGTGGGCAAAGAGCAGGGCGTCAACCTTGCCCGACAATTTAACTGTGCGTTCATGGAGACCTCTGCCAAAGccaaaattaatgttatcgAT ATCTTCTATGACCTGGTTCGGCAAATCAACAAAAAGTCACCAGAGAAAAAGCTGaagcaaaaaaagaaatcgctGTGCCTACTTCTGTAA